A region from the Citrobacter koseri ATCC BAA-895 genome encodes:
- the cheA gene encoding chemotaxis protein CheA, with protein MSMDISDFYQTFFDEADELLADMEQHLLDLAPEAPDSEQLNAIFRAAHSIKGGAGTFGFTVLQETTHLMENLLDEARRGEMQLNTDIINLFLETKDIMQEQLDAYKSSEEPDAASFEYICNALRQLALEAKGETAPAVVNAAKLSVVDGTAIQEETVAQENSAEESKLRVVLSRLKANEVDLLEEELGNLATLTDVVKGEDSLSATLDGTIAEDDIIAVLCFVIEADQIAFETVSSAPVAQVEEPVAVATTPQPTAVVPVAKAAASEPQSGRAEREKPARERESTSIRVAVEKVDQLINLVGELVITQSMLAQRSNELDPVNHGDLITSMGQLQRNARDLQESVMSIRMMPMEYVFSRFPRLVRDLAGKLGKQVELTLVGSSTELDKSLIERIIDPLTHLVRNSLDHGIEMPETRLEAGKNAIGNLILSAEHQGGNICIEVTDDGAGLNRERILAKAVSQGMAVNENMTDEEVGMLIFAPGFSTAEQVTDVSGRGVGMDVVKRNIQEMGGHVEIQSKQGTGTTIRILLPLTLAILDGMSVRVAGEVFILPLNAVMESLQPREDDLHPLAGGERVLEVRGEYLPLVELWKVFDVVGAKTEATQGIVVILQSGGRRYALLVDQLIGQHQVVVKNLESNYRKVPGISAATILGDGSVALIVDVSALQGLNREQRMAITAA; from the coding sequence TTTTGCAGGAAACAACCCACTTGATGGAAAACCTGCTGGATGAAGCCCGGCGCGGTGAGATGCAGCTCAATACCGACATTATCAACCTGTTTTTGGAAACGAAAGATATTATGCAGGAACAGCTCGACGCCTATAAAAGCTCGGAAGAGCCGGATGCCGCAAGCTTCGAATATATCTGCAACGCGTTACGTCAGTTAGCGCTCGAGGCGAAAGGGGAAACCGCTCCGGCGGTGGTTAACGCTGCCAAACTGAGCGTCGTCGACGGTACGGCGATACAGGAAGAGACAGTCGCACAGGAAAACAGCGCGGAAGAGAGCAAACTGCGCGTGGTTCTTTCGCGCCTGAAAGCCAATGAAGTCGATCTGCTTGAAGAAGAGTTGGGCAACCTGGCCACCTTAACGGATGTGGTGAAAGGCGAGGATTCGCTGTCCGCGACCCTCGACGGCACGATTGCGGAAGATGACATCATTGCGGTGCTCTGCTTTGTGATTGAAGCCGATCAGATAGCCTTTGAGACGGTCTCCTCAGCCCCGGTCGCGCAGGTCGAGGAGCCTGTTGCTGTGGCAACTACGCCGCAACCGACCGCAGTGGTTCCTGTTGCCAAAGCCGCCGCCAGCGAACCGCAGTCCGGGCGCGCCGAGCGTGAAAAGCCGGCCCGTGAGCGAGAGTCAACCAGTATTCGCGTGGCGGTTGAGAAAGTAGACCAGTTGATCAACCTGGTCGGCGAACTGGTGATTACTCAGTCAATGCTGGCCCAGCGTTCTAATGAACTGGACCCGGTTAATCATGGCGATCTCATCACCAGCATGGGTCAGTTACAACGTAACGCCCGCGATCTGCAAGAGTCGGTGATGTCGATTCGTATGATGCCGATGGAGTACGTCTTCAGCCGCTTCCCGCGTCTGGTGCGCGACCTGGCGGGTAAACTGGGCAAACAGGTCGAACTGACCCTCGTTGGCAGCTCGACGGAACTGGATAAAAGTCTGATTGAACGCATTATCGATCCATTAACCCACCTGGTGCGCAACAGCCTCGATCACGGTATCGAGATGCCGGAAACACGCCTTGAAGCCGGGAAGAATGCGATCGGTAATCTGATCCTCTCCGCTGAACACCAGGGCGGCAATATCTGCATTGAAGTGACCGATGACGGCGCGGGGCTGAATCGCGAGCGCATTCTGGCGAAAGCTGTCTCTCAGGGGATGGCGGTCAACGAAAACATGACCGATGAAGAAGTGGGCATGTTGATTTTTGCGCCGGGCTTCTCCACCGCCGAGCAGGTGACGGATGTTTCCGGTCGCGGCGTGGGCATGGACGTGGTGAAACGTAACATCCAGGAGATGGGCGGCCACGTTGAAATCCAGTCGAAGCAGGGGACGGGCACCACCATTCGCATTCTGCTGCCGCTGACGCTGGCTATTCTGGACGGGATGTCCGTCCGCGTGGCGGGCGAAGTGTTCATTCTGCCGCTGAATGCGGTAATGGAATCGCTGCAACCGCGTGAAGACGATCTGCACCCGCTGGCCGGAGGCGAGCGCGTACTGGAAGTGCGCGGCGAGTATCTGCCGCTGGTGGAACTGTGGAAAGTCTTTGATGTCGTTGGCGCCAAAACTGAAGCCACGCAGGGCATTGTGGTGATCCTGCAAAGCGGCGGTCGCCGTTACGCACTGCTGGTTGATCAGCTTATTGGACAGCACCAGGTGGTAGTGAAAAACCTGGAAAGCAACTATCGCAAGGTGCCAGGCATTTCTGCGGCGACGATTCTGGGCGACGGCAGCGTGGCGCTGATCGTTGATGTCTCCGCATTGCAGGGTTTAAACCGTGAACAACGTATGGCGATCACAGCCGCCTGA
- the cheW gene encoding chemotaxis protein CheW, with amino-acid sequence MTGMSNVTKLAGEPSGQEFLVFTLGDEEYGIDILKVQEIRGYDQVTRIANTPSFIKGVTNLRGVIVPIVDLRVKFCQGDVEYNDNTVVIVLNLGQRVVGIVVDGVSDVLSLTAEQIRPAPEFAVTLSTEYLTGLGALGERMLILVNIEKLLNSDEMALLDIAASHVA; translated from the coding sequence ATGACCGGTATGAGTAATGTAACCAAACTGGCCGGCGAGCCGTCAGGTCAGGAATTCCTGGTATTTACACTGGGAGATGAAGAGTACGGTATCGACATCCTGAAAGTGCAGGAGATCCGTGGCTACGATCAGGTCACGCGCATCGCTAACACGCCTTCTTTTATTAAAGGGGTGACGAACCTGCGCGGCGTGATTGTGCCGATTGTCGATCTGCGCGTGAAGTTTTGCCAGGGCGACGTTGAGTATAACGATAACACGGTGGTCATCGTGTTGAATCTGGGACAACGCGTGGTAGGGATTGTGGTGGACGGCGTGTCTGACGTGCTGTCGCTGACGGCGGAGCAAATTCGCCCGGCGCCGGAGTTTGCCGTTACCCTGTCTACGGAATATCTGACCGGTCTGGGCGCGCTTGGCGAACGTATGTTGATCCTGGTGAACATTGAGAAACTGCTGAACAGCGATGAGATGGCGCTGCTTGATATCGCCGCTTCCCACGTTGCATAA
- a CDS encoding dicarboxylate/amino acid:cation symporter: MASANKLTLFIVIFMLAGILSGAVIHSYASQEAIAAWSDNITLLTDIFLRLIKMVIAPLVFSTLTVGIMRLGETATIGRVGGKAMVWFISSSVLSILVGLFIVTIEHPGSGLNLAIPAESVDTGLAVGGMSLKGFLSHTIPTSIAGAMANNEILQIVVFSMFFGIGGASLGEKFNAPLVAALDVVSHIMLKVTGYVMYVAPLAIFAAISSVIATQGLGILLNYASFIGGYYVAILLTCLVLLAVGYIVLKKEVFRLVSMLKDPVLVAFTTSSSEAAYPKTLEQLTKFGCSRNIVSFVLPIGYSFNLVGSMVYCSFASMFIAQAYNIHLSFAEITVLMLTLMLASKGIAGVPRSALVVLAATIPSFNIPVAGILLLMGIDHFLDMGRSAINVLGNGIATAMLAQNEGLLEEDAEERVPQQLVG, translated from the coding sequence GTGGCAAGTGCAAACAAACTCACGTTATTTATCGTGATCTTCATGCTGGCAGGCATCCTGTCAGGCGCGGTGATTCACTCTTACGCGTCACAGGAGGCGATCGCCGCCTGGTCCGATAACATCACGCTCCTCACCGATATTTTCTTACGGCTCATTAAAATGGTGATTGCCCCGCTGGTTTTCAGCACGCTGACCGTGGGCATCATGCGTCTGGGGGAAACCGCCACTATCGGCCGCGTTGGCGGTAAAGCGATGGTCTGGTTTATCAGTTCTTCCGTGTTGTCCATTCTGGTGGGGCTGTTTATCGTGACGATTGAGCATCCGGGCAGCGGTCTGAATCTGGCAATTCCGGCAGAATCGGTCGACACCGGGCTTGCGGTGGGTGGTATGAGCTTAAAAGGATTCCTGTCGCACACCATTCCGACCAGCATTGCCGGGGCGATGGCCAATAACGAAATTTTGCAGATCGTCGTGTTTTCCATGTTCTTCGGTATTGGCGGCGCGTCGCTTGGCGAGAAATTCAACGCGCCGCTGGTCGCCGCCCTGGATGTGGTTTCACATATTATGCTGAAGGTGACCGGCTACGTGATGTACGTTGCGCCGTTGGCCATTTTTGCCGCGATCTCCTCGGTGATCGCCACTCAGGGGCTGGGGATTCTGCTTAACTACGCGTCGTTTATCGGCGGCTACTATGTGGCGATTCTGCTGACCTGCCTGGTGCTGTTGGCCGTGGGCTATATAGTGCTGAAAAAAGAGGTGTTCCGGTTAGTCAGCATGTTGAAAGATCCGGTGCTGGTCGCCTTTACTACCAGCAGCTCTGAAGCCGCTTACCCGAAAACGCTGGAACAACTGACGAAGTTTGGCTGCTCACGTAACATCGTGTCGTTTGTGCTGCCTATTGGTTACTCCTTTAACCTCGTCGGCTCAATGGTGTACTGCTCTTTCGCGTCGATGTTTATCGCGCAGGCTTATAATATTCATCTCTCTTTTGCGGAAATTACGGTGCTGATGCTGACGCTGATGCTGGCGTCAAAAGGAATTGCAGGCGTGCCGCGTTCTGCGCTGGTGGTGCTGGCCGCCACGATTCCGAGCTTCAATATTCCGGTGGCGGGCATTTTGTTGCTGATGGGGATTGACCATTTTCTTGATATGGGACGTTCCGCCATTAACGTGTTAGGAAACGGGATTGCCACCGCGATGCTGGCGCAGAATGAAGGTTTGCTGGAAGAGGACGCGGAAGAACGCGTTCCGCAGCAGTTAGTGGGGTAA